The Candidatus Hydrogenedens sp. genome has a window encoding:
- the ftsH gene encoding ATP-dependent zinc metalloprotease FtsH produces the protein MNSFLKQISLWVVFLIIMVLVLSNFSKVKGPHKELLEPDFVQQLQQGNIKTVTIRESGNNLKQVYAELKNEVEGQKKIQFNTDNFKEEWKTQLEQQGVVYKYETDNPLWQGILINVLPLLIIMGLFWFLMFRQVQGGSNKALSFGKSRARLVNQSDKVVTFNDVAGVDEAKEELKEIVEYLKDPKKFSRLGGRIPRGVLLVGPPGSGKTLLARAVAGEANVPFFSISGSDFVEMFVGVGASRVRDLFQQGYKNAPCIIFIDEIDAVGRQRGAGLGGGHDEREQTLNQLLVEMDGFNSNEGVILMAATNRPDVLDRALLRPGRFDRQIVVANPDIRGRKQILEVHIRNQKVPIDDDVDLEVLARSTPGFSGADLANMVNEAALLAARRNKEKVSMIDFEDAKDRVLMGPARKSLVLSAKEKLQTAYHEAGHVLIGRLLPDADPIHKATIIPRGPSLGVTSFLPEEDRHNLTLKWCLATIRVTMGGRAAEEIVFNEFTSGCANDLQQATRLAHSMVCEWGMSSLGPIAFGKNDEVFLGRDFVRMREFSEETAASVDREVHKIIEEAYKDTRELLEKHKDILDALAKALNEKETLESHEIDDIICSIGGEHVLPERWKKERQKKTTEEAIPQEPKTEDLQELPTPSQPPLPDLA, from the coding sequence ATGAATAGTTTTTTAAAGCAAATATCGTTATGGGTGGTATTTTTAATTATTATGGTTCTTGTGCTGTCCAACTTTTCAAAAGTGAAAGGACCTCATAAAGAACTTCTGGAACCCGATTTTGTTCAGCAACTACAACAAGGAAATATTAAAACAGTAACTATTCGTGAATCGGGAAATAACCTCAAACAAGTATATGCGGAGTTGAAAAATGAAGTAGAGGGACAGAAAAAAATTCAGTTTAATACCGATAATTTTAAGGAGGAATGGAAAACACAATTAGAACAACAGGGGGTAGTATATAAATATGAAACAGATAATCCCTTGTGGCAAGGAATTTTAATCAATGTCCTTCCCTTGCTCATTATTATGGGGTTGTTTTGGTTCCTAATGTTTAGACAGGTTCAGGGCGGTAGCAACAAAGCTTTATCATTTGGAAAAAGCCGTGCGCGTTTGGTTAATCAAAGCGATAAAGTAGTCACTTTTAATGATGTAGCCGGTGTAGATGAAGCAAAAGAAGAATTAAAAGAAATTGTAGAATACTTAAAAGACCCCAAAAAGTTTTCCCGATTAGGGGGTAGAATACCCAGAGGTGTTTTATTAGTAGGTCCGCCGGGTTCCGGAAAAACCTTATTAGCCCGAGCAGTAGCCGGTGAAGCCAATGTCCCATTTTTTAGTATCAGTGGTTCCGATTTTGTAGAAATGTTTGTGGGTGTAGGAGCAAGTCGCGTTCGGGATTTGTTCCAGCAGGGATATAAAAATGCCCCCTGTATTATTTTTATTGATGAAATTGATGCCGTAGGAAGACAAAGAGGTGCTGGATTGGGTGGCGGACATGATGAAAGAGAGCAGACTTTAAACCAGTTATTGGTGGAGATGGATGGTTTCAATAGCAATGAGGGCGTCATTTTGATGGCAGCAACAAATCGTCCCGATGTCCTGGATAGGGCTTTACTTCGTCCAGGACGATTTGACCGTCAGATTGTAGTTGCTAATCCCGATATCCGTGGTAGAAAACAAATATTAGAGGTGCATATACGAAATCAAAAAGTTCCTATAGATGATGATGTTGACCTCGAAGTATTAGCAAGAAGTACCCCCGGATTTTCAGGTGCTGACCTTGCAAATATGGTAAACGAAGCAGCACTACTCGCAGCAAGACGAAATAAAGAAAAAGTAAGCATGATTGATTTTGAAGATGCCAAAGACCGTGTTTTAATGGGTCCTGCCCGAAAGAGTTTGGTGTTAAGTGCTAAAGAAAAATTACAAACAGCATATCACGAAGCAGGACATGTCTTAATCGGTCGTTTATTACCCGATGCCGACCCTATACACAAAGCAACTATTATCCCGCGAGGTCCTTCCTTAGGTGTTACCAGTTTCTTACCCGAGGAAGATAGACACAATCTTACATTGAAATGGTGTTTAGCAACCATACGAGTTACTATGGGAGGACGCGCCGCGGAAGAAATTGTATTTAATGAATTTACAAGTGGTTGTGCCAATGACCTCCAACAAGCCACCCGATTAGCCCATTCAATGGTTTGCGAATGGGGTATGAGTTCCTTAGGACCCATTGCCTTCGGTAAAAATGACGAAGTATTTTTAGGCCGTGATTTCGTCCGAATGCGAGAATTTAGCGAAGAAACGGCCGCTTCTGTTGACCGAGAAGTTCATAAAATTATTGAAGAGGCTTACAAAGATACTCGGGAACTTTTGGAAAAGCACAAAGATATATTAGATGCCTTAGCCAAAGCATTAAACGAAAAAGAGACATTAGAATCCCATGAAATTGATGATATAATTTGCTCTATTGGAGGTGAGCATGTTCTCCCTGAACGATGGAAGAAGGAAAGACAGAAAAAAACAACAGAAGAAGCAATACCTCAGGAACCCAAAACTGAAGATTTACAAGAATTACCTACACCTTCTCAACCCCCTTTGCCTGACTTAGCTTAG